The following coding sequences are from one Lolium rigidum isolate FL_2022 chromosome 6, APGP_CSIRO_Lrig_0.1, whole genome shotgun sequence window:
- the LOC124666552 gene encoding ubiquitin-like domain-containing CTD phosphatase, with protein MSEASSSSSSAAAPPPPPAPAPALDPEAIALMADEAPPEEMTLVLKWNGKEYTVRAMGDDTLLELKRRISELTDVLPKRQRLLYPKIMLNDDSVLLSSIPFKRNLKITMIGTVEEEIYVDQPDDPEVVDDHELFKSEVTAIKDNEVYKKKLKRRASQYKFKLLNPCREGKRLLVLDIDYTLFDHKSPAENPMELMRPYLHEFLTYAYAEYDIMIWSATSMKWVQLKMEQLGVLSNPNYKITALMDHLAMITVQSDKYYANKIFDCKPLGIIWAKFPEFYNEKNTIMFDDLRRNFVMNPQNGLVIRPFNKASKNRSRDKELVHLTQYLLAIAELEDFSKLDHDAWESFMENGKRRRHR; from the exons ATGTCGGaggcgtcctcgtcctcgtcctcggcgGCTGCCCCGCCCCCGCCTCCGGCACCGGCTCCGGCGCTGGATCCGGAGGCGATTGCCCTCATGGCGGACGAGGCGCCGCCAGAGGAGATGACGTTGGTCCTCAAGTGGAACGGGAAGGAGTACACGGTGCGGGCGATGGGGGACGACACGCTGCTGGAGCTCAAGCGGCGCATCAGCGAGCTCACCGACGTGCTCCCCAAACGGCAGAGGCTCCTCTACCCGAAGATCATGCTCAACGACGACTCcgtcctcctctcctccatcccCTTCAAGCGCAACTTGAAGATCACCATGATTGG TACTGTCGAAGAAGAAATATATGTGGACCAACCAGATGATCCAGAGGTAGTCGATGATCATGAATTATTCAAGAGTGAAGTTACTGCTATCAAGGATAATGAAGTCTACAAGAAAAAATTAAAAAGACGTGCAAGCCAGTATAAG TTCAAGCTCTTGAATCCATGCCGTGAAGGAAAACGATTGCTTGTGTTAGACATTGACTATACTCTGTTTGACCATAAGTCTCCAGCTGAGAATCCTATGGAACTCATGCGTCCGT ATCTTCACGAATTTCTCACATACGCATATGCAGAGTATGATATCATGATATGGTCAGCAACAAG TATGAAATGGGTGCAGTTGAAGATGGAGCAACTTGGCGTTCTTAGCAATCCCAACTACAAAATCACTGCTCTTATGGATCACTTGGCGATGATAACTGTGCAATCTGACAAGtattatgcaaacaaaatttttgACTGCAAGCCTCTTGGTATTATCTGGGCTAAGTTCCCCGAG TTCTACAATGAAAAGAACACGATCATGTTTGATGATCTCAGAAGGAATTTTGTCATGAATCCACAGAATGGCCTTGTGATCAGACCATTCAACAAGGCCAGTAAGAACAGAAGCCGTGATAAGGAGCTGGTACATCTTACGCAGTACCTGCTCGCCATTGCGGAGCTAGAAGATTTCAGCAAGCTGGATCACGATGCCTGGGAATCCTTCATGGAAAATGGCAAGAGACGCCGACACAGGTAG
- the LOC124662643 gene encoding beta-galactosidase 7-like, with protein sequence MEMGAAAIMAVLVAMLVACAPSAAAGRVWLQEEGGQNGTARREVTYDGRALILDGARRMLFSGDIHYPRSTPEMWPGLIENAKKGGLDVIQTYVFWNVHEPIQGQYNFEGRYDLVKFIREVHSQGLYVSLRVGPFVEAEWKYGALPFWLHSVPNITFRSDNEPFKVHMQNFVAKIVKMMKDEKLYYPQGGPIIISQIENEYKLVEAAFHSRGPPYVQWAAAMAVNLQTGVPWMMCKQDDAPDPIINTCNGLICGETFLGPNLPKKPALWTENWTSRYPLYGHDPRFRSAADLAFAVALFIARKKGSFVNYYMYHGGTNFGRFASSYVTTSYYDGAPLDEYGLIWQSTWSHLRELHAAVKQSEEPLLSGSYSNYSFGEQQEGHVFETESDCVAFLVNFDKHKTSSIQFGEASFQLAPKSISILSGCRTVVFETAKINAQHGLRTAQIVQPLNDVDNWKIFKEPIPQEISNTTHTGNRFFEHLSTTKDETDYLWYLSRYDYRSNGHGQLVLNVESQAHVLHAYINNDYLGSVHGSHDGPKSIILKTPITLKEGHNSISLLSVMVGSPDSGAYMERRTFGVRKVSIQQGHHKSHSLNNELWKHQVGLSGEMNSIYTQDGSNHAQWTTIDKSTHLPLIWYKTTFDMPWGNDPVTLNLSSMGKGEVWINGESIGRYWVSFKTPSGQPTQSLYHIPRYFLRPRENNLVLLEEMGGDPLHITVNTMSVTRVSSSVNELSIPSLLSRRKHPAVRLRCQEGKHITDIEFASYGNPVEDCRSSGRRCLGSCHAETTEFVVKDACLGRRKCAIPVRPAKFGGDPCPGIEKSLSVVATCG encoded by the exons ATGGAGATGGGAGCCGCAGCGATCATGGCGGTGCTCGTGGCCATGCTAGTGGCTTGCGCGCCGTCGGCGGCTGCCGGAAGAGTCTGGCTCCAGGAGGAGGGAGGGCAGAACGGGACGgcgagaagagaggtcacgtaCGACGGCAGAGCCCTGATACTGGATGGCGCCAGGAGGATGCTCTTCTCCGGAGACATACATTACCCAAGAAGCACACCTGAG ATGTGGCCGGGACTCATAGAGAACGCCAAGAAAGGTGGCCTTGATGTCATACAAACATACGTCTTCTGGAATGTCCATGAGCCTATCCAAGGTCAG TATAACTTTGAAGGTAGATATGATCTGGTGAAATTCATCAGAGAAGTCCATTCCCAAGGCCTCTATGTAAGCCTCCGGGTTGGCCCCTTCGTCGAGGCGGAATGGAAATACGG GGCCTTGCCATTCTGGTTACACAGCGTCCCAAACATCACCTTCAGAAGCGACAATGAACCCTTCAAG GTACATATGCAAAATTTTGTTGCAAAAATAGTTAAAATGATGAAGGATGAAAAATTGTATTATCCACAAGGAGGTCCAATAATCATATCACAG ATTGAGAACGAATATAAGCTAGTTGAGGCAGCATTCCATTCCCGGGGACCACCTTATGTTCAGTGGGCAGCAGCAATGGCTGTAAACCTCCAGACGGGTGTTCCATGGATGATGTGCAAGCAGGATGATGCTCCAGATCCAATT ATTAATACCTGCAACGGCCTCATCTGTGGGGAAACATTTCTTGGGCCAAATTTGCCTAAGAAGCCAGCTTTGTGGACAGAAAATTGGACATCTCG CTATCCTTTATATGGTCATGACCCAAGATTCAGATCAGCAGCAGATCTTGCCTTCGCAGTTGCACTTTTCATAGCAAGAAAAAAAGGAAGCTTTGTAAACTACTACATG TACCATGGTGGGACAAACTTCGGAAGGTTTGCATCCTCTTATGTAACAACAAGCTACTATGATGGAGCTCCACTTGACGAATATG GCTTAATATGGCAATCAACATGGTCTCATCTCAGAGAACTGCATGCTGCAGTGAAGCAATCTGAAGAGCCACTACTTTCAGGATCATATTCTAATTATTCATTTGGTGAACAACAGGAG GGGCATGTTTTTGAAACAGAGTCAGATTGTGTGGCTTTCCTAGTAAACTTTGACAAGCATAAAACGTCAAGCATCCAATTTGGTGAAGCATCATTCCAACTAGCTCCTAAATCAATAAGTATCCTTTCAGGTTGCAGGACAGTAGTATTCGAAACAGCCAAG ATAAATGCACAACATGGTTTAAGAACAGCACAAATAGTCCAGCCTCTGAATGATGTTGATAACTGGAAAATATTCAAAGAACCGATTCCTCAGGAAATTAGTAACACAACACACACAGGAAATCGATTTTTTGAACATCTCTCAACTACAAAAGATGAAACAGATTATCTCTGGTACCTTTCTAG GTATGAttatagatcaaatgggcatggTCAGCTAGTGCTTAatgtggagtcacaagcacatgttTTACATGCTTACATCAACAACGATTATTTAG GTAGTGTGCATGGGAGTCATGATGGACCTAAAAGTATCATTCTCAAGACACCTATTACGCTTAAGGAAGGACACAACTCCATATCGCTGCTAAGTGTCATGGTTGGATCACCG GATTCTGGGGCTTACATGGAGCGAAGAACCTTTGGAGTTCGTAAAGTGAGCATACAACAGGGACATCACAAATCACACTCTCTGAATAATGAGCTGTGGAAACACCAA GTTGGTTTATCAGGAGAAATGAATAGTATCTACACACAGGATGGATCAAATCATGCTCAGTGGACAACCATTGATAAGTCCACGCACCTTCCACTTATCTGGTACAAG ACAACGTTTGACATGCCATGGGGGAATGACCCAGTCACGCTGAATCTCAGCAGTATGGGAAAGGGCGAGGTGTGGATCAATGGAGAGAGCATCGGACGGTATTGGGTCTCCTTCAAGACCCCTAGTGGACAACCAACCCAATCCTT gtaccacataccacgatacttTCTGAGGCCTAGAGAGAACAACCTTGTCCTCCTGGAGGAAATGGGTGGTGATCCGCTACATATAACCGTGAACACAATGTCAGTTACCAGAGTATCTAGTAGTGTGAATGAGTTATCTATCCCGTCACTCCTGTCACGCAGAAAGCACCCAGCAGTTCGCCTCAGGTGCCAGGAGGGCAAGCACATCACAGATATTGAGTTTGCGAGCTACGGAAATCCGGTCGAGGACTGCAGAAGCTCTGGCAGGAGATGCCTCGGGAGTTGCCACGCAGAGACGACAGAGTTTGTCGTAAAGGAT GCATGCCTAGGCAGGAGGAAGTGCGCTATTCCAGTACGGCCTGCCAAGTTCGGAGGTGACCCGTGCCCCGGAATCGAAAAATCTCTTTCGGTTGTGGCAACCTGCGGATGA
- the LOC124666931 gene encoding uncharacterized protein LOC124666931 isoform X1: MASGAGEHFLRQLSSSNGLQTPQEGYSSGGGGGRRRGSRRWSKKKAGRGGYVGGGKAEAAGRKRVMVVVDDSSGAKHAMMWALTHVANRGDFLTLLHVLPHCGGDDDMAPSLANSLGTLCKACRPEVEIEALVIQGPKLATVLSQVKKLEASVLVLSQTKPSTFCWLSCLVRSSSEEFVEQCISQAECLTLAVRKQSKGVGGYLVSTRWQKNFWLLA; encoded by the exons ATGGCGAGCGGCGCCGGGGAGCACTTCCTGAGGCAGCTGAGCTCCAGCAACGGGCTGCAGACGCCGCAGGAGGGCTACagcagcggtggcggcggtgggaggaggagggggtcgaGGCGGTGGTCGAAGAAGAAGGCGGGGAGGGGAGGGTACGTCGGCGGCGggaaggcggaggcggcggggcgGAAgcgggtgatggtggtggtggacgaCAGCTCCGGGGCCAAGCACGCCATGATGTGGGCGCTCACGCACGTCGCCAACAGGGGCGACTTCCTCACGCTGCTCCACGTCCTGCCGCACTGCGGAGGGGACGACGACATGGCGCCATCCCTCGCAAACTCGCTCGGCACGCTCTGCAAGGCTTGCAGGCCCGAG GTGGAGATCGAGGCGCTGGTGATCCAAGGCCCCAAGCTGGCGACCGTCCTCAGCCAGGTGAAGAAGCTGGAGGCCTCCGTGCTGGTGCTCAGCCAAACCAAGCCCTCCACCTTCTGCTGGCTAAGCTG CTTGGTGCGGAGCAGCAGCGAGGAGTTCGTGGAGCAGTGCATCAGCCAGGCGGAGTGCCTGACGCTGGCGGTGAGGAAGCAGAGCAAGGGCGTCGGCGGCTACCTCGTCAGCACCCGGTGGCAGAAGAACTTCTGGCTGCTGGCTTGA
- the LOC124662642 gene encoding F-box/FBD/LRR-repeat protein At3g52680-like, with protein sequence MEGQGGPAPKKRAAFSHAAVPGVASTVPGGTVDRLIRLPDRVLLCILLKVGTKQAVKMGGVSRQWRRVWTRLPVLEFDGVDSSVPARALAAYQAHGEDDIHSLTVSPNQVDGNQTTAWLSLAAPLLSGRLRSNNRRTLTRETLQMFLAAEAGHVGIREAFELPCFKKATEILMDLGFLALKLPLVGVFDALRVMWLEHFWQRREFSITGTMFPSLQELTIRMVRGLTVLTLDSKSLMYIRLSFLLELRQLHILAPGLDTLEVTLCFYDEPEPFATIAAERLKVLRWEVPCVPELRKIPHLLVLGAPPVTTFWSEDIYAEFLDRFPAANHLELQIRPGNCIVMT encoded by the exons ATGGAAGGCCAGGGCGGTCCCGCCCCGAAAAAGCGCGCCGCCTTCTCCCACGCGGCCGTTCCCGGCGTCGCCTCTACGGTCCCCGGAGGCACAGTGGATCGCTTGATCCGCCTCCCCGACCGCGTCCTCCTCTGCATCCTCCTCAAGGTCGGCACCAAACAAGCCGTCAAGATGGGCGGCGtctcccggcaatggcgccgcGTATGGACCCGCCTCCCCGTCCTCGAATTCGACGGCGTCGACTCCTCCGTTCCTGCCCGTGCCCTCGCCGCCTACCAGGCCCACGGGGAGGACGACATCCACAGCCTCACCGTCTCCCCCAACCAGGTCGACGGGAACCAAACCACCGCCTGGCTGTCCCTCGCCGCGCCCCTCCTCTCCGGTCGGCTCCGCTCCAACAACAGACGTACCTTGACGCGGGAGACACTGCAGATGTTTCTGGCCGCGGAGGCGGGGCATGTAGGGATAAGAGAAGCTTTCGAGTTGCCCTGCTTCAAGAAAGCCACCGAGATTCTGATGGACCTCGGGTTTCTTGCCCTGAAGCTGCCACTGGTCGGCGTCTTCGATGCGCTCAGGGTGATGTGGCTGGAGCACTTCTGGCAGCGACGCGAATTCAGCATCACCGGCACCATGTTTCCGTCATTGCAAGAGCTAACCATCCGCATGGTCCGTGGGTTGACTGTACTGACGCTCGATTCCAAGTCCCTCATGTACATTCGTCTGTCGTTCCTTCTTGAGCTTCGGCAGCTCCACATCCTGGCTCCAGGGCTCGACACGTTAGAGGTGACGCTCTGCTTCTATGATGAGCCGGAACCATTCGCCACCATTGCCGCGGAAAGATTGAAGGTGCTCAGGTGGGAAGTGCCTTGTGTTCCAGAGCTCAGAAAGATTCCGCACCTCCTCGTGCTCGGAGCCCCTCCTGTTACCACATTTTGGTCGGAAGATATCTACGCAGAATTTCTCGACCGCTTTCCAGCAGCCAACCATCTCGAGCTTCAGATACGTCCTGGT AACTGCATTGTGATGACATAA
- the LOC124666931 gene encoding uncharacterized protein LOC124666931 isoform X2 yields the protein MASGAGEHFLRQLSSSNGLQTPQEGYSSGGGGGRRRGSRRWSKKKAGRGGYVGGGKAEAAGRKRVMVVVDDSSGAKHAMMWALTHVANRGDFLTLLHVLPHCGGDDDMAPSLANSLGTLCKACRPEVEIEALVIQGPKLATVLSQVKKLEASVLVLSQTKPSTFCCLVRSSSEEFVEQCISQAECLTLAVRKQSKGVGGYLVSTRWQKNFWLLA from the exons ATGGCGAGCGGCGCCGGGGAGCACTTCCTGAGGCAGCTGAGCTCCAGCAACGGGCTGCAGACGCCGCAGGAGGGCTACagcagcggtggcggcggtgggaggaggagggggtcgaGGCGGTGGTCGAAGAAGAAGGCGGGGAGGGGAGGGTACGTCGGCGGCGggaaggcggaggcggcggggcgGAAgcgggtgatggtggtggtggacgaCAGCTCCGGGGCCAAGCACGCCATGATGTGGGCGCTCACGCACGTCGCCAACAGGGGCGACTTCCTCACGCTGCTCCACGTCCTGCCGCACTGCGGAGGGGACGACGACATGGCGCCATCCCTCGCAAACTCGCTCGGCACGCTCTGCAAGGCTTGCAGGCCCGAG GTGGAGATCGAGGCGCTGGTGATCCAAGGCCCCAAGCTGGCGACCGTCCTCAGCCAGGTGAAGAAGCTGGAGGCCTCCGTGCTGGTGCTCAGCCAAACCAAGCCCTCCACCTTCTGCTG CTTGGTGCGGAGCAGCAGCGAGGAGTTCGTGGAGCAGTGCATCAGCCAGGCGGAGTGCCTGACGCTGGCGGTGAGGAAGCAGAGCAAGGGCGTCGGCGGCTACCTCGTCAGCACCCGGTGGCAGAAGAACTTCTGGCTGCTGGCTTGA